The following coding sequences lie in one Glycine max cultivar Williams 82 chromosome 19, Glycine_max_v4.0, whole genome shotgun sequence genomic window:
- the LOC100818922 gene encoding WD repeat-containing protein WDS homolog, with product MENPCEVLGSKGLIRRHEFVRIIIQCLYSLGYSSSASCLESESGISYKSNEVKLLESLILNGSWDESIDYLNSIKDELGETRESALFLVFRQCVMEYLNCGEYALALGVLRKQVSALDAGKCKVHSFAKCLLSFKDRELGAVDGGDVVVHDLRKKLLADLEKLFPPPISVPEGRLEHLVENTVMSWVDSCMYHSSSSPISLYEDHHCSRDQIPTTTTQILTGHKNEVWFVQFSNNGEYLASSSNDCTAIIWKVLEDGKLTLKHTLYGHQHAVSFVAWSPDDTKLLTCGNTEVLKLWDVETGTCKHTFGNQGFVVSSCAWFPNSKQFVCGSSDPEKGVCMWDCDGNVIKSWRGMRMPKVVDLAVTPDGEYLISIFMDKEIRILHMGTYAERVISEEHPITSLSVSGDSKFFIVNLNSQEIHMWDVAGKWDKPLRFMGHKQHKYVIRSCFGGLNNTFIASGSENSQVYIWNCRNSRPVEVLSGHSMTVNCVSWNPKIPQMLASASDDYTIRIWGPSLQKKEGQLE from the exons ATGGAGAATCCCTGTGAGGTGCTCGGTTCCAAAGGGTTAATTAGAAGGCATGAATTTGTGAGGATCATAATCCAGTGTCTATATTCATTAGGGTACAGTAGCTCTGCATCGTGTTTGGAATCGGAATCTGGTATTTCGTACAAGTCCAATGAGGTTAAGTTGCTTGAATCACTTATTTTGAACGGGAGTTGGGACGAAAGCATTGATTATCTCAATTCCATAAAGGATGAGTTGGGTGAAACCAGGGAATCTGCCCTGTTTCTTGTGTTCAGACAGTGTGTTATGGAGTATTTGAATTGCGGCGAGTATGCCTTAGCTTTAGGGGTGTTAAGGAAACAAGTTTCTGCCTTGGATGCGGGCAAGTGCAAAGTTCACAGCTTCGCTAAGTGCTTGCTTTCGTTTAAGGATAGGGAGTTAGGTGCAGTTGATGGTGGCGATGTTGTTGTGCATGATTTGCGAAAGAAGTTATTAGCAGATTTGGAGAAGTTGTTTCCTCCTCCGATTTCGGTGCCTGAAGGAAGGCTGGAGCATTTGGTAGAAAATACTGTTATGTCTTGGGTTGATTCGTGTATGTATCATAGTTCGTCGAGTCCAATTTCACTTTATGAGGATCATCATTGCAGCAGGGATCAGATTCCTACTACAACGACTCAG ATATTGACTGGACATAAAAATGAAGTTTGGTTTGTTCAATTTTCTAATAATGGAGAGTACCTGGCCTCTTCATCCAATGATTGCACCGCCATCATATGGAAG GTGCTGGAGGATGGGAAATTGACATTGAAGCACACACTTTATGGTCACCAACATGCTGTATCTTTTGTAGCATGGAGTCCTGATGACACCAAGTTGCTTACATGTGGGAACACAGAAGTTTTGAAGCTGTGGGATGTTGAAACAGGTACATGCAAGCACACATTTgggaatcaaggctttgttgtCAGCTCTTGTGCCTGGTTTCCCAACTCAAAACAGTTCGTGTGTGGCAGTTCTGACCCTGAAAAGGGCGTTTGCATGTGGGATTGTGATGGAAATGTGATAAAATCATGGAGAGGAATGAGGATGCCCAAGGTCGTAGATCTTGCTGTTACTCCAGATGGTGAGTATCTTATCAGCATATTCATGGATAAAGAAATTCGGATTCTGCACATGGGAACCTATGCTGAGCGAGTCATTTCAGAGGAGCACCCAATCACATCCCTTTCAGTTTCAGGAGATAGCAAGTTCTTCATTGTCAATCTAAACAGCCAGGAGATTCATATGTGGGATGTGGCTGGGAAATGGGATAAGCCATTGAGGTTTATGGGCCACAAGCAACACAAATATGTGATAAGGTCATGCTTTGGTGGATTGAATAACACGTTTATCGCCAGTGGTAGTGAGAATTCACAG GTATACATTTGGAACTGCCGGAACTCCAGGCCTGTAGAGGTTCTATCTGGGCACTCCATGACTGTGAACTGTGTGAGTTGGAACCCCAAAATACCACAAATGTTGGCATCTGCAAGTGATGATTATACCATTCGTATATGGGGACCCAGCttacaaaaaaaagaaggcCAACTTGAGTAG